A single Drosophila miranda strain MSH22 chromosome XR, D.miranda_PacBio2.1, whole genome shotgun sequence DNA region contains:
- the LOC108153711 gene encoding glutamate receptor 1 — protein MHSRLKFLAYLHLICAGSICWLEFSAAQQQQQQQQQTASLTEKIPLGAIFEQGTDDVQSAFKYAMLNHNLNVSSRRFELQAYVDVINTADAFKLSRLICNQFSRGVYSMLGAVSPDSFDTLHSYSNTFQMPFVTPWFPEKVLTPSSGLLDFAISMRPDYHQAIIDTIQYYGWQSIIYLYDSHDGLLRLQQIYQELKPGNETFRVQMVKRIANVTMAIEFLHTLEDLGRFSKKRIVLDCPAEMAKEIIVQHVRDIKLGRRTYHYLLSGLVMDNHWPSDVAEFGAINITGFRIVDTNRRAVRDFHDSRKRLEPSGSGLGAAGGNSLPAISAQAALMYDAVFVLVEAFNRILRKKPDQFRSNHLQRRSHGGGSSSSSGTNESSALLDCNTSKGWVTPWEQGEKISRVLRKVEIDGLSGEIRFDEDGRRINYTLHVVEMSVNSSLQQVAEWRDDVGLLPLHSRSYATSSRSASANSGDYSKNHTYIVTSVLEEPYLMHKQPHYGEELVGNDRFEGYCKDLADMLANQLGIRYELRLVQDGNYGSENQYAPGGWDGMVGELVRKEADIAIAAMTITAERERVIDFSKPFMTLGISIMIKKPVKQTPGVFSFLNPLSQEIWMSVIFSYLGVSIVLYFVTRFPPYEWRIVRRPQPEGAVQQPPGIIGGATHSEPPQHQSPVPANDFSLLNSFWYSLAAFMQQGCDLTPPSIAGRIAAAVWWFFTIILISSYTANLAAFLTVERMVSPIKSPEDLAMQTDVQYGTLLHGATWDFFQRSQIELHKKMWDYMNSNPHLSVHAYDEGIRRVRTSKGKYALLVESPKNEYVNARSPCDTMKVGRNIDAKGFGVATPIGSPIRKRLNEAVLTLKENGELLRIRNKWWYDKTECNPNLDSQETSTPNELSLSNVAGIYYILIGGLLLAVVVAIVEFFCRSKTSRLKAPSNGTAGGVTVPGMMGSSTYQRDSLSDAIMHSQAKLAMQASSEYDERLVGVELASNVRYQYSM, from the exons ATGCATTCGAGGCTAAAATTCTTGGCATATTTACATTTAATATGCGCCGGCAGCATTTGCTGGCTGGAATTCAGTGCcgcccaacagcagcagcagcagcagcaacaaacgGCATCGTTAACCGAGAAAATACCATTAG GTGCCATCTTTGAGCAGGGTACAGATGATGTGCAATCAGCCTTTAAATATGCAATGCTCAATCACAATCTGAACGTTAGCTCCCGGCGCTTCGAGCTGCAGGCGTACGTAGATGTCATCAATACGGCGGATGCATTCAAATTATCCCGACTGA TTTGCAATCAATTCTCGCGCGGAGTCTACTCAATGCTGGGCGCCGTATCGCCGGACTCCTTTGACACATTGCACTCCTACTCGAATACGTTCCAAATGCCATTTGTGACGCCATGGTTCCCCGAGAAG GTGCTTACACCCTCGTCGGGTCTGCTGGATTTCGCTATCAGCATGCGTCCGGATTACCATCAGGCGATTATCGATACCATCCAGTACTACGGCTGGCAGAGCATTATTTATCTCTACGACTCGCACGACG GCTTACTACGGCTGCAGCAAATCTATCAAGAACTGAAGCCCGGAAATGAAACATTCCGTGTGCAAATGGTGAAACGCATCGCCAACGTAACAATGGCCATTGAGTTTTTGCACACGCTGGAGGATTTGGGTCGCTTCAGCAAAAAGCGCATCGTGCTCGATTGCCCGGCGGAAATGGCCAAAGAGATCATCGTGCAGCATGTGCGGGACATAAAGCTGGGCAGGCGCACCTATCATTACCTGCTCAGTGGTCTG GTCATGGACAATCATTGGCCCAGCGATGTGGCAGAGTTCGGTGCCATCAACATCACAGGCTTTCGCATTGTCGACACTAATCGGCGGGCGGTGCGGGATTTCCATGATAGCCGGAAACGCTTGGAGCCGTCAGGCTCTGGCCTGGGCGCAGCGGGAGGCAACAGCTTACCAGCCATTTCG GCTCAGGCGGCATTGATGTATGATGCGGTTTTTGTGCTCGTCGAGGCCTTCAATCGCATTTTGCGCAAGAAGCCGGATCAGTTCCGTTCCAATCATCTGCAGCGTCGCAGCCATGGCGGTGGCTCGAGCTCCTCCTCGGGGACGAACGAGTCGAGTGCCTTGCTGGACTGTAATACGAGCAAGGGCTGGGTGACGCCTTGGGAGCAGGGCGAAAAAATCTCTCGAGTCCTACGGAAG GTGGAAATCGATGGCTTGTCCGGGGAGATTCGCTTCGATGAGGACGGGCGCCGCATCAACTACACGCTGCATGTGGTGGAGATGTCCGTGAACAGCAGTTTGCAGCAGGTGGCCGAGTGGCGCGACGATGTGGGTCTCCTGCCCCTCCACAGCCGCAGCTATGCGACTTCATCGCGCTCTGCCTCGGCCAACTCAGGGGATTATTCCAAGAACCATACATACATCGTGACTAGTGTTCTGGAGGAACCCTATCTGATGCACAAGCAGCCGCACTATGGCGAGGAGCTGGTAGGCAATGATCGGTTCGAGGGCTATTGCAAGGACCTGGCCGATATGCTGGCAAATCAATTGGGAATACGAT ACGAACTCCGTTTGGTGCAGGATGGAAACTACGGCTCCGAGAATCAGTATGCTCCTGGCGGCTGGGATGGCATGGTGGGGGAGCTGGTGCGCAAGGAGGCAGATATTGCCATAGCGGCCATGACCATCACAGCGGAGCGCGAGCGAGTGATTGACTTTAGCAAGCCCTTCATGACCCTGGGCATATCCATAATGATCAAAAAGCCCGTCAAGCAGACTCCAGGAGTATTCAGTTTCCTCAATCCCCTGTCGCAGGAGATCTGG ATGAGTGTGATCTTTAGCTATTTGGGTGTCAGTATTGTGCTCTATTTCGTCACACGTTTCCCGCCGTACGAGTGGCGCATTGTGAGGCGACCCCAGCCAGAGGGCGCTGTCCAGCAACCACCCGGGATCATTGGTGGGGCCACTCACAGTGAGCCGCCGCAGCATCAGTCTCCTGTTCCGGCCAACGACTTCAGTCTGCTCAACTCGTTCTGGTATTCGCTGGCCGCTTTCATGCAGCAGGGATGCGATCTGACGCCTCCATCCATTGCCGGACGGATTGCCGCCGCCGTCTGGTGGTTCTTCACCATCATTCTGATCTCCTCGTACACCGCAAACCTGGCTGCCTTCCTGACAGTGGAACGCATGGTGTCCCCCATCAAGTCCCCCGAGGATCTGGCCATGCAAACGGATGTGCAGTATGGAACGCTCCTACATGGCGCCACTTGGGACTTCTTTCAG CGATCGCAAATCGAATTGCACAAGAAGATGTGGGACTACATGAACTCCAATCCCCATTTATCGGTCCATGCCTACGACGAGGGCATCCGCAGGGTGCGCACCTCCAAGGGGAAGTACGCCCTGCTGGTGGAGTCCCCAAAGAATGAGTACGTGAATGCCAGGTCCCCTTGCGATACCATGAAAGTGGGCCGCAACATCGATGCCAAGGGATTTGGCGTGGCCACACCCATAGGATCGCCCATAAG AAAACGCCTGAATGAAGCCGTGCTCACGCTGAAGGAGAACGGAGAATTACTGAGGATACGCAACAAGTGGTGGTACGACAAGACCGAGTGCAACCCCAATCTGGACAGCCAGGAGACCTCCACCCCCAACGAGCTATCGCTGAGCAATGTGGCAGGGATCTACTACATACTAATCGGCGGCCTGCTCCTGGCCGTGGTGGTGGCCATCGTGGAGTTCTTCTGCCGCAGCAAGACCTCGCGCCTGAAGGCCCCGTCCAACGGCACCGCCGGCGGGGTAACCGTACCCGGCATGATGGGCTCCTCTACATATCAACGGGACTCTCTCTCCGATGCGATTATGCACTCGCAGGCAAAGCTGGCGATGCAGGCCAGCAGCGAGTACGACGAGCGATTGGTGGGCGTTGAG CTGGCATCTAATGTGCGCTATCAGTACAGCATGTAA
- the LOC108153468 gene encoding uncharacterized protein LOC108153468 isoform X2 yields the protein MLQNKDWVFTEGRNTEFRCGNKYRQKRFDFTVEEALYKQKRITKFPLVGGPLIRRALHIREEDTASEQEPQPVDSNNNDPQIPQVGDSSNRNNNNNKNKTNSNSNSNSNSNDATEKYKMVLPFGLGPDGHHVDAIHSVPAPSAPPAHSMPPPYAKGQTNIYTGVPVIVNPYIDFIVVNGDDRYMIRCERKSVVERSVELAKLIHAGPNSGRKSDNHYQILNVDKNDFELVVRYMEKHFIPYRDHKHLLKILELSDRFNVPDLIIYCIRELDLRISSATALDIFKAMWFYQGIALTNQHQTVITTQQSGQQLARKQASKAKAAAKQLAAAKAAQAGENPPEGADGAQLNLIPNPNPFTTEDYGVALLHNTLQLIDMHAELMLSMPELCDLRFEELETVVKRDTLQLRSEVTLFECLASWSLAECARKNIFGTAENRRTVLGPLCLTPRYLRMSASEFRRCCERIELLPPVEISLISDALEGKKLRNITDQQAELMEKFRQPRAEYARMPVHLSDRSSPKNYPKKMRRANEGRSTEEGCWEKLGMNCLRVFVCIFD from the exons ATG CTCCAGAACAAAGATTGGGTGTTCACTGAGGGCAGGAATACAGAGTTCCGCTGTGGCAATAAATACCGCCAGAAGCGCTTCGATTTCACAGTGGAGGAGGCGCTATACAAGCAGAAGCGCATCACCAAATTTCCGCTGGTGGGTGGTCCTCTGATCCGAAGGGCTCTGCACATTCGGGAGGAGGATACCGCATCCGAACAGGAACCACAGCCGGtcgacagcaacaacaacgatcCACAGATTCCACAAGTGGGCGACAGCagtaacagaaacaacaacaacaacaaaaacaaaaccaacagcaacagcaacagcaacagcaacagcaacgacgCAACAGAGAAGTACAAAATGGTACTGCCGTTCGGTCTCGGCCCCGACGGGCACCACGTGGACGCCATTCACAGTGTCCCGGCGCCCAGTGCCCCACCAGCCCACTCGATGCCACCGCCATACGCCAAGGGCCAGACGAACATCTACACAGGAGTCCCCGTCATTGTGAATCCCTACATCGATTTCATTGTGGTGAACGGCGACGATCGGTACATGATCCGATGCGAGCGCAAGTCCGTCGTGGAGCGCAGCGTGGAGCTGGCGAAGCTGATACACGCCGGACCCAACAGCGGCCGCAAGAGCGACAACCACTACCAGATCCTCAATGTGGACAAGAACGACTTTGAGCTTGTCGTCCGCTACATGGAGAAGCACTTTATACCTTATCGCGATCACAAACACTTGCTGAAGATCTTGGAACTATCCGATCGCTTTAACGTGCCTGATTTA ATCATATACTGCATTCGGGAGCTTGATCTCAGAATTTCCAGTGCCACCGCATTGGATATATTCAAGGCGATGTGGTTCTACCAGGGCATAGCGCTGACCAACCAGCACCAGACAGTGATCACCACCCAACAGAGTGGCCAACAGCTGGCCCGCAAGCAGGCCTCCAAGGCGAAGGCCGCTGCCAAGCAGCTGGCGGCGGCCAAGGCTGCCCAGGCAGGCGAGAACCCACCCGAGGGGGCCGATGGGGCGCAGCTCAATCTCATACCCAATCCGAATCCCTTCACCACCGAGGACTATGGCGTGGCCCTGCTGCACAACACACTCCAGCTGATCGACATGCACGCGGAGCTGATGCTCTCGATGCCCGAGCTCTGCGACCTCCGCTTCgaggagctggagaccgtGGTCAAGCGCGACACCCTGCAACTCCGCTCGGAGGTAACCCTGTTCGAGTGCCTGGCCTCGTGGAGTCTGGCGGAGTGCGCCCGCAAGAATATCTTTGGCACTGCCGAAAACCGACGCACTGTGCTGGGACCCCTGTGCCTGACCCCCAGATATCTGCGGATGAGTGCCTCCGAGTTCCGTCGTTGCTGTGAGCGCATCGAGCTTCTCCCACCAGTCGAAATATCTCTCATCAGTGATGCCTTAGAGG GCAAAAAGCTAAGGAACATCACCGACCAGCAGGCAGAGCTGATGGAGAAGTTCCGCCAGCCACGTGCCGAATACGCCCGCATGCCAGTCCATCTCAGCGATCGCAGCAGTCCCAAGAACTACCCCAAGAAGATGCGCCGCGCGAACGAGGGCCGCTCCACGGAGGAGGGTTGCTGGGAGAAGCTCGGCATGAATTGCCTCCGTGTCTTTGTCTGCATATTCGACTGA
- the LOC108153468 gene encoding uncharacterized protein LOC108153468 isoform X1, producing MDEPGGNAVSRKWLQNKDWVFTEGRNTEFRCGNKYRQKRFDFTVEEALYKQKRITKFPLVGGPLIRRALHIREEDTASEQEPQPVDSNNNDPQIPQVGDSSNRNNNNNKNKTNSNSNSNSNSNDATEKYKMVLPFGLGPDGHHVDAIHSVPAPSAPPAHSMPPPYAKGQTNIYTGVPVIVNPYIDFIVVNGDDRYMIRCERKSVVERSVELAKLIHAGPNSGRKSDNHYQILNVDKNDFELVVRYMEKHFIPYRDHKHLLKILELSDRFNVPDLIIYCIRELDLRISSATALDIFKAMWFYQGIALTNQHQTVITTQQSGQQLARKQASKAKAAAKQLAAAKAAQAGENPPEGADGAQLNLIPNPNPFTTEDYGVALLHNTLQLIDMHAELMLSMPELCDLRFEELETVVKRDTLQLRSEVTLFECLASWSLAECARKNIFGTAENRRTVLGPLCLTPRYLRMSASEFRRCCERIELLPPVEISLISDALEGKKLRNITDQQAELMEKFRQPRAEYARMPVHLSDRSSPKNYPKKMRRANEGRSTEEGCWEKLGMNCLRVFVCIFD from the exons ATGGACGAACCTGGTGGCAACGCCGTGTCGAGAAAATGG CTCCAGAACAAAGATTGGGTGTTCACTGAGGGCAGGAATACAGAGTTCCGCTGTGGCAATAAATACCGCCAGAAGCGCTTCGATTTCACAGTGGAGGAGGCGCTATACAAGCAGAAGCGCATCACCAAATTTCCGCTGGTGGGTGGTCCTCTGATCCGAAGGGCTCTGCACATTCGGGAGGAGGATACCGCATCCGAACAGGAACCACAGCCGGtcgacagcaacaacaacgatcCACAGATTCCACAAGTGGGCGACAGCagtaacagaaacaacaacaacaacaaaaacaaaaccaacagcaacagcaacagcaacagcaacagcaacgacgCAACAGAGAAGTACAAAATGGTACTGCCGTTCGGTCTCGGCCCCGACGGGCACCACGTGGACGCCATTCACAGTGTCCCGGCGCCCAGTGCCCCACCAGCCCACTCGATGCCACCGCCATACGCCAAGGGCCAGACGAACATCTACACAGGAGTCCCCGTCATTGTGAATCCCTACATCGATTTCATTGTGGTGAACGGCGACGATCGGTACATGATCCGATGCGAGCGCAAGTCCGTCGTGGAGCGCAGCGTGGAGCTGGCGAAGCTGATACACGCCGGACCCAACAGCGGCCGCAAGAGCGACAACCACTACCAGATCCTCAATGTGGACAAGAACGACTTTGAGCTTGTCGTCCGCTACATGGAGAAGCACTTTATACCTTATCGCGATCACAAACACTTGCTGAAGATCTTGGAACTATCCGATCGCTTTAACGTGCCTGATTTA ATCATATACTGCATTCGGGAGCTTGATCTCAGAATTTCCAGTGCCACCGCATTGGATATATTCAAGGCGATGTGGTTCTACCAGGGCATAGCGCTGACCAACCAGCACCAGACAGTGATCACCACCCAACAGAGTGGCCAACAGCTGGCCCGCAAGCAGGCCTCCAAGGCGAAGGCCGCTGCCAAGCAGCTGGCGGCGGCCAAGGCTGCCCAGGCAGGCGAGAACCCACCCGAGGGGGCCGATGGGGCGCAGCTCAATCTCATACCCAATCCGAATCCCTTCACCACCGAGGACTATGGCGTGGCCCTGCTGCACAACACACTCCAGCTGATCGACATGCACGCGGAGCTGATGCTCTCGATGCCCGAGCTCTGCGACCTCCGCTTCgaggagctggagaccgtGGTCAAGCGCGACACCCTGCAACTCCGCTCGGAGGTAACCCTGTTCGAGTGCCTGGCCTCGTGGAGTCTGGCGGAGTGCGCCCGCAAGAATATCTTTGGCACTGCCGAAAACCGACGCACTGTGCTGGGACCCCTGTGCCTGACCCCCAGATATCTGCGGATGAGTGCCTCCGAGTTCCGTCGTTGCTGTGAGCGCATCGAGCTTCTCCCACCAGTCGAAATATCTCTCATCAGTGATGCCTTAGAGG GCAAAAAGCTAAGGAACATCACCGACCAGCAGGCAGAGCTGATGGAGAAGTTCCGCCAGCCACGTGCCGAATACGCCCGCATGCCAGTCCATCTCAGCGATCGCAGCAGTCCCAAGAACTACCCCAAGAAGATGCGCCGCGCGAACGAGGGCCGCTCCACGGAGGAGGGTTGCTGGGAGAAGCTCGGCATGAATTGCCTCCGTGTCTTTGTCTGCATATTCGACTGA